A window from Solea senegalensis isolate Sse05_10M linkage group LG15, IFAPA_SoseM_1, whole genome shotgun sequence encodes these proteins:
- the morn4 gene encoding MORN repeat-containing protein 4, which yields MTLTRGSFTYASGEEYHGEWKEGRRHGVGQLKFKDGTCYTGQFENGLFHGSGVLLFTDGSRYEGEFAYGKFQGTGVFNRYDGMKFEGEFKEGRVEGYGLLTFPNGAHGVPRNEGLFQNHKLQKREKCAGVVQRAQTSASGARSLAL from the exons ATGACTCTGACCCGAGGATCTTTCACCTACGCCAGTGGGGAGGAGTACCACGGCGAGTGGAAAGAAG GTCGGAGGCACGGCGTCGGTCAGCTCAAGTTTAAGGATGGAACCTGCTACACTGGCCAGTTTGAGAACGGACTCTTTCATGGCTCTGGTGTACTGCTCTTCACAGACGGATCCAG GTACGAAGGAGAATTTGCCTATGGGAAGTTTCAAGGCACAGGCGTCTTTAATCGATATGACGGCATGAAGTTTGAGGGGGAATTCAAAGAGGGACGTGTTGAGGGATACG GGCTGCTGACCTTCCCAAATGGCGCTCACGGCGTCCCACGAAACGAGGGCCTGTTCCAAAACCACAAGCTccagaagagagagaagtgtGCAGGAGTGGTGCAGCGTGCACAGACGTCAGCCTCCGGCGCTCGCAGTCTCGCGCTTTGA
- the wu:fc17b08 gene encoding uncharacterized protein wu:fc17b08 isoform X1 — translation MASQCKRQQCTIDRRGFRQELDSWRHKLIHCVGFESILEGLLGSELVEDLQLFKDYEPVAVSDWSFDENCLFCCLRRDKVKEHLIGLSKEGLEDAPKPPLVNDQTAINRLEKQAEEFLNAVLYRKDVPNFSDPHIPVVAREMLQRMIRQFAAEYTSKTSSPQDSCSDSQSRSDQSLPTPPSHSGAPPSASPAASVAGPAHNQNPVLSKLLMADQDAPLDLTIKKPPAEPSEQDGVLDLSIKKNRYSSNLPARSPCLSPATPTIKGESPDLRVAKAKDLQSTSTLEHFMAKLCPHHQRQIVDAMGFLQTEVKALATSKAHQASNSTSGIHGSAHFSAVTPEKAESELRFPSQSTPKSEVHDMSIFTPSSCAMKTFPESAVSLKTSVNAGPALDRISPGLVTNLTLVTPTTYPVDTENMRQGDHAPLKMKIMASNVADGKKLSCVLNTSLSSHSDPSETKQGNSNVSIRTETHSARLSSSLKRHSQASHAHQARHRDSLGNAKDSPAKLFSVHVTIPSESPRTARKSMRASCENRTRETACRTVVDPDLGHCDIVFIDKPITECFKEQQRSILPRRNARKSTRGHMYSDEIWELKTVRTLAGRGNCHNPMPELITLVTPKQILSKPEGLPPVDMPFAGTRRETINQLMSTEESDETGMIPGTGDVAVVADREKDVVVEISQTDQCQSKGHSAPSSPVRLPTESNTLDINTDVEKETTADLGTRTGSDETVAPAPAEAETIDEHDPQESISESMKQIVEKTLAEPFENVAIEEDETEVSSDKLCNSEADLQQDKVPSPMSQVEEEREGNEGEETQDKEPQELKPEAQLHHNDLAEESSIIGLVQEPNMKEPEVETTEIAESIMPLEIKDDDDHDDDDGGGGNESNDCDVSTKSLDTLLKELPPWRRKRGTTVSTPKRFKKTESVIVGYVNGRPISASDRSLRRRSSNSTTSPQKTPVKSSPNVASDTSVDSTTHSPVVEKHLPEENILVISAKVAPVVEQVTEQSETTPSPKSKVPQRTKQTPKEKKVQQPQDTLPISPDPPVDGSPSTESKRQLRSASQKPGTPVSLPTSVIPTSPQKQTGTLLSTELPPCLPLPFPLPATSPLPISSSSAAAPQQSQQNAVPESSMELNTEQSQPIATTSETNEVDNKSPAKQKLRSAKAVFDSDKNDEKEQSSKPTKRVLRKDTEASDTALPQKPNVASVEDRSASGNDCSPSVLDKPTRMPLRSECSRTETLNQSVTQSPPLETKKFALRSQTSAAPSPSSPTVAGRQSDVVLPTRLMPERITKAQVKSPSLSESSAISIVTTKPVPPKQTANKFFEALTGEDNQHRIANLNGKYDKMQKGWIQMDKESQAATKYKNKSDRQAAIWKSKRRARKPKSLEHQRYSPVQMLFMKGFNLTSICRWFLESTETKSLVIVKKVNTRLPSETQLCFHSSSSASGTSHGVFPSLQAERLKKHLKKFAIASPVKSTPKNQKLIAKALEQEGNAVKSKEKKELPSTTQTLTKSSEEASVQISESQKSSGKSKNPASARILRKYSNIRGKMQVQQTNVALKKAAKTLKNNKMKKLTATKSNLKPPLKSRRSPLAVAKQMKVTVVKMERRKALASKKTVKHLEKTAKTPSTSRASKDTTKKELPKRNSQRLGSPRTSDLANTSKNKIDNKKPSEVEIVEVVKPAVSKMHSSKAQTKESLNSIRTEIKDTENTIETPHQSTDVKGPTAPDQVLTRSQRKMEAALPVSGSPGHSSKRVTKSTTTPSASPKPARKAEEPTLTRSGALKSKRSRAALLPRTATQSGTKRAQDLAGTPAKRTRTSHSK, via the exons ATGGCGAGTCAGTGCAAAAGGCAGCAATGCACAATCGACAGGCGCGGCTTTCGGCAGGAACTTGACTCGTGGCGACACAAACTTATTCACTGTGTAG GTTTTGAGAGTATACTTGAAGGTCTGCTTGGCTCAGAGCTGGTAGAAGACCTACAGTTATTTAAGG ACTATGAGCCAGTAGCAGTGTCTGACTGGTCATTTGATGAAAACTGTCTTTTCTGCTGTTTGAGACGAGACAAAGTGAAG gAGCACTTAATTGGCTTAAGCAAGGAGGGGCTTGAAGATGCACCCAAACCTCCCCTGGTGAACGATCAGACTGCAATCAACAGACTAGAGAAACAAGCGGAGGAATTTCTCAATGCAGTCCTCTACAGAAAAG ATGTGCCAAATTTCTCGGACCCACACATTCCAGTAGTTGCTCGAGAGATGCTTCAGAGAATGATCCGACAGTTTGCTGCCGAATATACCTCAAAAACCAGCTCCCCTCAGGACAGTTGCTCAGATTCTCAGTCTCGCTCTGACCAAAGCCTGCCGACTCCACCCTCGCACTCAGGGGCGCCTCCTTCCGCCAGCCCCGCTGCCTCCGTGGCTGGGCCTGCACACAACCAGAACCCCGTCCTCAGCAAGCTCCTCATGGCTGACCAGGATGCTCCTCTTGACCTCACCATTAAGAAGCCTCCAGCTGAGCCCAGTGAACAAG atgGAGTCCTTGACTTGTCTATTAAGAAGAATCGCTATAGCAGCAACCTGCCTGCCCGTAGTCCTTGCCTTTCTCCTGCCACACCCACGATCAAGGG AGAGTCTCCTGACCTGCGTGTCGCAAAGGCTAAAGACCTTCAGTCAACTTCCACACTGGAACACTTCATGGCCAAACTCTGCCCCCACCATCAGAGACAGATTGTAGATGCCATGGGTTTTCTACAGACAGAGGTCAAAGCACTCGCAACCTCTAAGGCACATCAAGCTTCTAACTCTACCTCTGGGATACATGGAAGTGCTCATTTTTCTGCAGTCACCCCTGAGAAGGCTGAGTCTGAGCTAAGATTTCCTAGTCAATCCACTCCCAAGTCAGAAGTCCATGATATGTCCATTTTTACCCCAAGCAGTTGTGcaatgaagacatttccagAGAGCGCAGTGTCACTGAAAACATCAGTCAATGCTGGACCTGCTTTGGATCGTATTAGCCCTGGGTTAGTGACTAATCTTACTTTGGTTACTCCCACCACTTACCCAGTGGACACAGAGAACATGCGTCAGGGTGATCATGCACCTCTTAAGATGAAAATCATGGCCAGCAATGTTGCTGACGGAAAGAAGTTGTCCTGTGTGCTCAATACTTCCCTTTCATCTCACTCGGACCCCTCGGAGACCAAACAGGGAAACTCAAATGTGTCCATCAGAACTGAGACTCACAGTGCGAGACTCAGCTCCTCTCTGAAAAGACACAGTCAGGCGAGTCACGCTCATCAAGCCAGGCACAGGGACAGTCTCGGGAATGCTAAAGATTCACCAGCCAAACTCTTTTCAGTCCATGTGACCATTCCTTCAGAATCTCCACGGACTGCCAGGAAGTCTATGAGGGCATCTTGTGAAAATCGGACAAGAGAGACTGCTTGTAGGACTGTAGTTGACCCTGATCTTGGCcactgtgacattgtttttattgacaaacCAATTACAGAGTGTTTTAAGGAACAGCAACGCAGCATACTTCCTCGCCGCAATGCAAGAAAAAGTACCAGAGGACATATGTATTCAGATGAAATCTGGGAGTTAAAAACTGTCCGCACATTGGCGGGTAGAGGCAACTGTCATAATCCAATGCCAGAACTGATCACATTGGTCACCCCAAAACAAATACTTTCAAAGCCTGAAGGCTTGCCTCCTGTCGATATGCCTTTTGCTGGAACACGCAGGGAGACAATAAATCAGCTGATGTCAACAGAAGAGTCAGATGAGACAGGTATGATACCAGGAACAGGGGATGTGGCAGTGGTCGCTGACCGTGAAAAAGATGTAGTAGTTGAAATAAGCCAGACTGATCAGTGTCAGAGTAAAGGGCATTCTGCTCCTTCATCTCCAGTAAGGCTCCCTACAGAGAGCAACACATTGGATATTAACACAGATGTAGAAAAGGAAACAACCGCAGATTTAGGGACAAGAACAGGTAGTGATGAAACTgttgctccagctccagctgaaGCAGAAACGATCGACGAGCATGATCCACAAGAGAGCATATCTGAAAGTATGAAGCAAATTGTGGAAAAAACATTAGCTGAGCCATTTGAAAATGTCGCCATAGAGGAAGATGAGACTGAGGTTTCATCAGATAAACTGTGCAACAGTGAAGCAGATCTCCAGCAGGATAAAGTCCCATCACCCATGAGTCAAGttgaggaagaaagagagggaaatgaAGGAGAGGAAACACAAGATAAGGAACCTCAAGAACTTAAGCCAGAGGCACAGTTACATCACAATGACTTGGCAGAAGAATCCAGCATCATAGGCTTAGTACAAGAGCCAAACATGAAAGAGCCAGAGGTGGAGACAACTGAAATAGCTGAAAGCATTATGCCTTTAGAAATTAAGGACgatgatgatcatgatgatgatgatggtggtggtggtaatgAGAGTAATGACTGCGATGTGTCTACAAAATCACTTGACACGCTCTTAAAGGAATTACCCCcgtggagaagaaaaagaggtaCCACAGTCTCGACGCCTAAGCGGTTCAAAAAGACTGAATCAGTGATAGTGGGTTATGTTAACGGCAGACCCATATCTGCATCTGACAGAAGTCTGCGACGTAGATCAAGTAACAGCACCACGTCACCTCAAAAAACTCCAGTGAAATCTAGTCCGAATGTAGCCAGTGACACGTCTGTTGACTCAACTACTCATTCACCTGTTGTTGAGAAACATCTGCCTGAAGAAAATATTTTAGTCATTTCAGCCAAGGTTGCTCCTGTGGTTGAGCAGGTGACGGAACAATCTGAAACGACACCAAGTCCAAAATCCAAAGTTCCCCAAAGGACCAAACAAACTccgaaagaaaagaaagtacaGCAACCTCAAGATACTTTGCCCATTTCCCCTGATCCGCCTGTTGATGGCTCTCCAAGCACAGAGTCCAAACGCCAACTTAGATCTGCCAGCCAGAAACCTGGCACTCCAGTATCACTTCCTACTAGCGTCATTCCCACTTCACCCCAAAAGCAAACTGGTACTCTTCTATCTACAGAACTGCCTCCCTGCCTCCCCCTGCCTTTTCCACTTCCTGCTACTTCTCCTCTTCCAATAAGCTCAAGTTCTGCTGCTGCCCCTCAACAATCCCAACAAAACGCAGTCCCAGAGTCATCTATGGAATTAAACACAGAACAGTCTCAGCCAATAGCAACAACCTCTGAAACAAATGAAGTAGACAACAAATCGCCAGCCAAACAGAAACTAAGATCTGCCAAGGCTGTATTTGACAGTGATAAAAATGACGAGAAAGAGCAATCGAGTAAACCAACTAAACGGGTTCTTAGAAAAGATACTGAAGCAAGTGACACTGCTTTACCACAGAAACCAAATGTAGCATCTGTAGAAGATAGGTCAGCGAGTGGGAACGACTGTAGTCCTTCAGTGCTGGACAAACCCACAAGAATGCCATTAAGAAGTGAGTGCAGTAGGACCGAAACGTTAAATCAGTCTGTTACTCAGTCACCACCACTGGAAACTAAGAAATTTGCTTTGAGATCTCAAACCTCAGCGGCACCATCTCCTAGTTCTCCTACTGTAGCTGGAAGACAGAGTGATGTAGTTTTACCTACCAGATTAATGCCAGAAAGGATTACGAAAGCTCAGGTGAAGTCCCCTTCATTGTCTGAGAGTTCAGCCATAAGTATTGTCACAACAAAGCCTGTGCCCCCAAAACAAACGGCTAACAAATTCTTTGAGGCTCTGACTGGAGAAGATAACCAACACCGAATTGCAAATTTAAACGGGAAGTATGATAAAATGCAAAAAGGTTGGATCCAAATGGACAAAGAGAGTCAGGCAGCAACAAAATACAAGAATAAATCGGACAGACAGGCAGCTATATGGAAAAGTAAGCGTAGGGCCCGAAAACCAAAGTCTTTGGAGCACCAGAGATACTCGCCGGTCCAAATGCTCTTCATGAAAGGTTTTAATCTGACCAGCATTTGTCGCTGGTTCCTAGAGTCAACAGAGACAAAGTCCCTTGTCATTGTCAAGAAGGTAAACACACGGCTTCCGTCAGAAACACAACTCTGCTTCCACAGCTCGTCCAGTGCTTCAGGGACGTCGCATGGGGTTTTTCCAAGCCTACAGGCAGAGCGCTTGAAGAAACACCTGAAAAAGTTTGCCATTGCATCTCCTGTAAAGAGCACACCCAAAAATCAGAAACTGATTGCGAAGGCACTGGAGCAAGAGGGCAATGCAGTCAAGAGTAAGGAGAAGAAGGAACTTCCCAGTACAACTCAGACTCTGACTAAGTCCTCAGAAGAAGCCAGCGTTCAGATCAGCGAATCTCAGAAATCCTCTGGTAAATCGAAAAACCCAGCAAGTGCAAGAATCTTGAGGAAGTACTCGAACATCCGAGGGAAGATGCAGGTTCAACAAACCAATGTCGCTTTGAAAAAGGCAgcaaaaaccttaaaaaacaataaaatgaaaaaactaACAGCCACAAAGTCAAACCTGAAACCGCCCCTGAAGTCACGGAGGTCACCCTTAGCTGTCGCTAAACAAATGAAAGTAACAGTGGTAAAAATGGAAAGAAGGAAAGCATTGGCTAgcaaaaaaactgtaaaacaccTGGAGAAAACAGCCAAGACCCCCAGCACTAGTAGAGCTTCAAAAGACACAACTAAAAAGGAATTGCCAAAGAGAAATTCTCAACGACTCGGGTCTCCCAGGACGTCAGACCTTGCCAACACATCCAAGAACAAGATCGACAATAAAAAGCCGAGTGAAGTGGAGATTGTAGAAGTGGTAAAACCAGCAGTGAGTAAAATGCATTCTTCAAAAGCCCAAACAAAAGAATCATTAAATAGTATTCGCACTGAAATCAAAGATACAGAAAACACTATCGAAACACCTCATCAGAGCACAGACGTCAAGGGCCCGACCGCCCCTGACCAGGTTCTAACGAGATCCCAGAGGAAAATGGAGGCAGCGCTTCCTGTAAGTGGAAGCCCCGGTCATTCTTCGAAGAGGGTCACAAAGT
- the wu:fc17b08 gene encoding ligand-dependent corepressor isoform X2: protein MASQCKRQQCTIDRRGFRQELDSWRHKLIHCVGFESILEGLLGSELVEDLQLFKDYEPVAVSDWSFDENCLFCCLRRDKVKEHLIGLSKEGLEDAPKPPLVNDQTAINRLEKQAEEFLNAVLYRKDVPNFSDPHIPVVAREMLQRMIRQFAAEYTSKTSSPQDSCSDSQSRSDQSLPTPPSHSGAPPSASPAASVAGPAHNQNPVLSKLLMADQDAPLDLTIKKPPAEPSEQDGVLDLSIKKNRYSSNLPARSPCLSPATPTIKGRSLRADGQVGLFMRSLQDGMRRENIGHSAHYKPSSSLAYSLHIKEEADLESDPESPLGHNHSSRPADLFGNGSTTWNSKTHFGALLKLKANSEASEHLKDIPKLLEATGLLRKSLAFDKGNLQDAFMDHSLSLSQSSSFDLKIPQVRVLASGIDASWDSLSADFAGSLCENGLGKKLHPIVPRQMSKKSSRGLNSSGSEKEYWPHLTDRHVLRGNYPLDSEADLGNKREGGKEEAKRKKRGRYRQYNTELLEEAIVVVMGGKMSVSKAQTIYGIPHSTLEYKVKERLGTLKHPPKKKMKLMSQVEEQCGSQHPEMKELQISQQVVTVKQENMLEVNGNNGHDGSLSSNE, encoded by the exons ATGGCGAGTCAGTGCAAAAGGCAGCAATGCACAATCGACAGGCGCGGCTTTCGGCAGGAACTTGACTCGTGGCGACACAAACTTATTCACTGTGTAG GTTTTGAGAGTATACTTGAAGGTCTGCTTGGCTCAGAGCTGGTAGAAGACCTACAGTTATTTAAGG ACTATGAGCCAGTAGCAGTGTCTGACTGGTCATTTGATGAAAACTGTCTTTTCTGCTGTTTGAGACGAGACAAAGTGAAG gAGCACTTAATTGGCTTAAGCAAGGAGGGGCTTGAAGATGCACCCAAACCTCCCCTGGTGAACGATCAGACTGCAATCAACAGACTAGAGAAACAAGCGGAGGAATTTCTCAATGCAGTCCTCTACAGAAAAG ATGTGCCAAATTTCTCGGACCCACACATTCCAGTAGTTGCTCGAGAGATGCTTCAGAGAATGATCCGACAGTTTGCTGCCGAATATACCTCAAAAACCAGCTCCCCTCAGGACAGTTGCTCAGATTCTCAGTCTCGCTCTGACCAAAGCCTGCCGACTCCACCCTCGCACTCAGGGGCGCCTCCTTCCGCCAGCCCCGCTGCCTCCGTGGCTGGGCCTGCACACAACCAGAACCCCGTCCTCAGCAAGCTCCTCATGGCTGACCAGGATGCTCCTCTTGACCTCACCATTAAGAAGCCTCCAGCTGAGCCCAGTGAACAAG atgGAGTCCTTGACTTGTCTATTAAGAAGAATCGCTATAGCAGCAACCTGCCTGCCCGTAGTCCTTGCCTTTCTCCTGCCACACCCACGATCAAGGG GCGATCCTTGAGAGCGGACGGACAGGTCGGGCTGTTTATGAGGAGCCTACAGGATGGGATGAGGAGGGAGAATATCGGCCACTCCGCCCACTATAAACCGTCCTCATCTCTTGCTTACTCGCTGCACATCAAAGAGGAGGCTGATCTGGAGAGCGACCCAGAGTCACCTCTCGGCCATAACCACAGTTCCAGACCTGCTGACCTTTTCGGAAACGGATCTACTACCTGGAATTCCAAAACTCATTTTGGGGCTCTCCTCAAACTCAAGGCCAACAGTGAGGCGTCTGAGCATCTTAAAGACATTCCCAAGTTGTTGGAAGCCACTGGACTTTTAAGAAAGTCACTTGCATTTGACAAAGGAAACCTCCAAGACGCCTTTATGGACCATAGCCTGTCCCTTTCTCAGTCCTCTTCTTTTGACCTTAAGATACCTCAGGTGCGAGTTTTGGCCTCAGGGATTGATGCATCTTGGGATTCCTTGTCCGCTGATTTTGCAGGCTCGCTTTGTGAGAATGGTCTGGGAAAAAAGCTGCATCCCATTGTTCCCAGACAGATGAGCAAAAAGAGCAGCAGAGGTCTTAATAGCTCAGGTTCAGAGAAGGAATATTGGCCTCACCTCACCGACCGCCACGTCCTGAGGGGCAACTATCCTCTGGATTCAGAGGCTGATCTGGGAAACAAACGTGAAGGCGGGAAGGAGGaagcaaagaggaaaaaacgCGGTCGATATCGGCAGTacaacacagagctgctggaaGAGGCTATTGTGGTGGTGATGGGTGGAAAAATGAGCGTGTCCAAAGCCCAAACCATCTATGGCATACCACACAGCACCCTGGAATACAAAGTTAAAGAGCGACTGGGGACCTTAAAGCACCcccccaaaaagaaaatgaagcttATGAGCCAGGTGGAGGAGCAGTGTGGGTCACAGCACCCCGAAATGAAAGAACTCCAGATCTCTCAGCAAGTTGTTACTGTGAAACAAGAGAATATGCTGGAGGTGAACGGGAATAATGGACACGATGGAAGTCTCTCATCAAATGAGTAA